In one window of Comamonas testosteroni DNA:
- a CDS encoding extracellular solute-binding protein, which produces MRHWMICSALIVSSQVATPALAAHGYALWGQPKYAADFKHFDYVNPQAPKGGELRMVSNLRYSTFDKYNPFTIKGSPPAYLADMLFESLLTPSLDETATGYGLLAEDVEVAADGLSATFKLRKQARFHNGKPVLAQDVKHSYETLLSKYVSPGYKTLFAEVAGCDVIDERTVRFRFKKPNRDLPLTVGTLLPVFSRDWGLGADGKPKAFDQVVMDTPIGSGPYKIGPVKFGKDISYVRDASYWGAALPVRVGLANFERITIKIYKDGTARLEALKAGEFDLMRINSAGDWARRLTGKRFASGELVKGAFENKLPSGFQSFFLNLRREQLKDVRVREALGLAYDYEWMNRQMFYGAYQRVHGLFGNTACETRGEPTEAELALLTPFKTSLPPATLGPMAQPPRTDTGDGLRGNLRRAQKLLADAGWTVRDGALRNASGEPMVLEYLDSSESGVKIVSSWMRNLEKLGITLKVRNVDYALYQQRMDKYDFDIVTLNVPGTHNPGQEYAELFGSAAADVEGGANYVGLKSRAVDAIIAQMAAAKSEQQMLPACHALERIIVHGHYLIPQYYSGTHRMVYDAWRLALPGQIPAYSPGELWAVYAWWAK; this is translated from the coding sequence ATGCGCCATTGGATGATTTGCTCAGCCCTGATTGTCAGCAGCCAAGTTGCCACACCTGCCCTGGCAGCACATGGCTATGCGCTCTGGGGTCAGCCCAAGTACGCGGCTGACTTCAAGCACTTTGACTATGTGAACCCTCAAGCGCCCAAGGGCGGCGAGCTGCGCATGGTCAGCAATTTGCGCTATTCGACCTTCGACAAGTACAACCCCTTCACGATCAAGGGCTCGCCGCCTGCCTATCTGGCGGACATGCTGTTCGAGAGCCTGCTGACCCCCAGCCTCGATGAAACCGCTACGGGCTATGGCCTGCTGGCCGAGGATGTGGAGGTGGCGGCCGACGGTCTGTCTGCGACCTTCAAGCTGCGCAAGCAGGCGCGCTTTCACAACGGCAAGCCGGTACTGGCCCAGGATGTGAAGCACAGCTATGAGACGCTGCTGAGCAAATATGTCTCGCCCGGCTACAAGACGCTGTTTGCCGAGGTGGCCGGCTGTGACGTGATCGATGAGCGCACGGTGCGCTTTCGCTTCAAAAAGCCCAATCGTGACCTGCCGCTGACCGTGGGCACCCTGCTGCCGGTGTTCAGCCGCGATTGGGGGCTGGGAGCGGATGGCAAGCCCAAGGCCTTTGACCAGGTGGTGATGGACACGCCGATCGGCAGCGGGCCTTACAAGATCGGTCCGGTCAAGTTCGGCAAGGACATCAGCTATGTGCGCGACGCCAGCTACTGGGGGGCCGCCTTGCCGGTGCGTGTCGGGCTGGCCAACTTCGAGCGCATCACGATCAAGATCTACAAGGATGGAACGGCGCGGCTGGAGGCGCTCAAGGCCGGCGAGTTCGATCTCATGCGCATCAATAGCGCAGGGGACTGGGCAAGACGCCTGACGGGCAAGCGCTTTGCATCGGGCGAGCTGGTCAAGGGCGCGTTCGAGAACAAGCTGCCTTCGGGCTTTCAGAGCTTCTTCCTGAACCTGCGCCGCGAGCAGCTCAAGGATGTGCGCGTGCGCGAGGCGCTGGGTCTGGCCTATGACTACGAGTGGATGAACCGCCAGATGTTCTACGGCGCCTACCAGCGTGTGCACGGCTTGTTCGGCAACACGGCGTGCGAGACCCGGGGCGAACCCACCGAGGCGGAGCTGGCCCTGCTCACCCCTTTCAAGACCAGCCTGCCACCGGCCACGCTGGGGCCCATGGCCCAGCCGCCACGCACCGATACGGGCGACGGCCTGCGCGGCAATCTGCGCCGCGCGCAGAAGCTGCTGGCCGATGCCGGCTGGACGGTCAGGGACGGAGCCTTGCGCAACGCCAGCGGCGAGCCCATGGTGCTGGAGTATCTGGACAGCAGCGAGAGCGGCGTCAAGATTGTCAGCAGCTGGATGCGCAACCTGGAAAAGCTGGGCATCACGCTCAAGGTGCGCAATGTGGACTACGCGCTCTATCAGCAGCGCATGGACAAATACGATTTCGACATCGTGACGCTGAACGTGCCCGGCACGCACAACCCGGGTCAGGAATATGCCGAGCTGTTTGGCAGCGCCGCTGCCGATGTGGAAGGGGGCGCCAACTATGTCGGGCTCAAGAGCCGGGCCGTGGATGCCATCATCGCCCAGATGGCGGCTGCCAAGTCCGAGCAGCAGATGCTGCCCGCCTGCCATGCGCTGGAGCGCATCATCGTGCACGGCCATTACCTGATTCCCCAGTATTACTCGGGCACGCACCGGATGGTCTATGACGCCTGGAGGCTGGCGCTGCCGGGGCAGATTCCGGCTTATTCGCCGGGCGAGCTATGGGCGGTCTATGCCTGGTGGGCTAAGTAA
- the fabI gene encoding enoyl-ACP reductase FabI, producing MGFLAGKKLLITGVLSNRSIAYGIAKACHEQGAELAFSYVGERFKDRITEFAADFNSTLVFDCDVGSDEQIEAMFKGLGEAWGKFDGFVHSIGFAPREAIAGNFLDGLSRESFKIAHDISAYSFPAMAKAALPYLNDKSSLLTLSYLGALRSIPNYNTMGLAKASLEASVRYLAEAVGRTADGRAIRANGISAGPIKTLAASGIKDFGKLLGRVADAAPLRRNVTIEDVGNVAAFLLSDLASGVTAEITYVDGGFSQTAGLSADQV from the coding sequence ATGGGTTTTCTCGCCGGTAAAAAGCTGCTGATCACGGGCGTTCTGTCCAACCGCTCCATTGCCTACGGCATTGCCAAGGCCTGCCACGAGCAAGGCGCAGAGCTGGCTTTCAGCTATGTGGGCGAACGCTTCAAGGATCGCATTACCGAATTTGCGGCCGACTTCAACTCCACGCTGGTGTTTGACTGCGACGTCGGCAGCGACGAGCAAATCGAAGCCATGTTCAAGGGCCTGGGCGAAGCCTGGGGCAAGTTCGACGGTTTTGTGCATTCCATCGGTTTTGCCCCCCGTGAAGCCATTGCCGGCAACTTCCTGGACGGCCTGAGCCGCGAATCCTTCAAGATCGCCCACGATATCAGCGCCTACAGCTTCCCCGCCATGGCCAAGGCTGCCCTGCCTTACCTGAACGACAAGTCCTCGCTGCTGACCCTGTCGTACCTGGGCGCTCTGCGCTCCATCCCCAACTACAACACCATGGGTCTGGCCAAGGCATCGCTGGAAGCATCCGTGCGCTACCTGGCCGAAGCCGTGGGCCGCACTGCCGACGGCCGCGCCATCCGCGCCAACGGCATCTCCGCCGGCCCCATCAAGACCCTGGCGGCCTCGGGCATCAAGGACTTCGGCAAGCTGCTGGGCCGTGTGGCCGATGCTGCCCCCCTGCGCCGCAACGTGACGATTGAAGACGTGGGCAATGTCGCCGCCTTCCTGCTGTCCGACCTGGCCTCCGGCGTGACCGCCGAAATCACCTATGTGGACGGCGGCTTCAGCCAGACAGCAGGCCTGTCGGCCGATCAGGTCTGA
- a CDS encoding superoxide dismutase family protein: MPYRFLILTAFAAALTACSTPEPQPAQAIARLQATSGSKVSGDAKFTQKTGQQVVINAVVHGLKPNSEHGFHIHDKGDCGDNGNAAAGHFNPLGNPHGKYDSTQHHMGDLPSLKADSNGVATVNVQSADITLLAGPGNVIGRAVIVHVQPDDYTTQPTGNAGARIACAVISRD; this comes from the coding sequence ATGCCATATCGTTTTCTCATCCTGACCGCATTCGCTGCGGCCCTGACGGCCTGCAGCACCCCCGAGCCCCAGCCCGCCCAGGCCATTGCCAGATTGCAGGCCACTTCGGGCAGCAAGGTCAGCGGCGATGCGAAATTCACCCAGAAGACCGGCCAGCAGGTCGTGATCAATGCCGTGGTTCACGGCCTCAAGCCCAATTCCGAGCACGGCTTTCACATCCACGACAAGGGCGACTGCGGCGACAACGGCAATGCCGCTGCCGGCCACTTCAACCCGCTGGGCAATCCGCATGGCAAATATGACTCGACCCAGCACCATATGGGCGACCTGCCAAGCCTGAAGGCCGACTCCAACGGCGTGGCCACCGTCAACGTACAGTCGGCAGACATCACCTTGCTGGCCGGCCCTGGCAATGTCATAGGCCGCGCGGTCATCGTCCATGTCCAGCCCGACGACTACACCACCCAGCCCACGGGCAATGCCGGCGCGCGCATCGCCTGCGCCGTCATCAGCCGCGACTGA
- a CDS encoding DNA ligase — protein MGFVAVRAQTTAQPPSLMLAQVWRSGLPLQDYWVSEKLDGVRGYWNGHQLISRGGLRIATPEWFVRDWPATPMDGELWAGRGRFGHAQSTTAQAIPDDQAWRQMRFMVFDLPAAAGSFDQRLPLLQRTVGAIAQDWVQMVEQRKLGSEAELQQWLHTVVKGGGEGLMLHKGSAPYRPGRSDDLLKLKPFDDAEARVIGYKSGRGQWQGMTGALLVQTPDGKQFSLGSGLTAQLRKSPPVLGSWVTYRYQGLHEKSGLPRFARFLRVRSEPGFQPEPAGP, from the coding sequence CTGGGCTTTGTTGCCGTGCGGGCCCAGACCACGGCCCAGCCGCCTTCGCTGATGCTGGCCCAGGTCTGGCGCAGCGGCCTGCCGCTGCAGGACTATTGGGTCAGCGAAAAACTGGACGGCGTACGCGGCTACTGGAACGGCCACCAGCTCATCAGCCGTGGCGGGCTGCGGATCGCGACGCCAGAGTGGTTTGTCCGGGACTGGCCGGCCACCCCCATGGATGGCGAGCTCTGGGCCGGACGCGGCCGGTTTGGCCATGCCCAGTCCACCACGGCACAGGCCATCCCTGACGACCAAGCCTGGCGCCAGATGAGATTCATGGTGTTTGATCTGCCCGCCGCTGCGGGCAGCTTTGACCAGCGCCTGCCGCTGCTGCAGCGCACCGTCGGTGCCATTGCCCAGGACTGGGTGCAGATGGTGGAGCAGCGCAAGCTCGGCTCGGAAGCCGAGTTGCAGCAATGGCTGCACACCGTCGTCAAAGGCGGCGGCGAGGGCTTGATGCTGCACAAGGGCAGCGCGCCCTATCGCCCGGGCCGCAGCGACGATCTGCTCAAGCTCAAGCCTTTCGATGATGCCGAAGCCCGGGTCATAGGCTACAAAAGCGGACGCGGGCAATGGCAGGGCATGACGGGGGCGCTACTGGTTCAGACCCCGGACGGCAAGCAGTTTTCACTAGGCTCCGGGCTGACGGCGCAGTTGCGCAAAAGCCCGCCTGTGCTCGGCAGCTGGGTCACCTACCGCTATCAGGGCCTGCACGAAAAAAGCGGCCTGCCGCGCTTTGCCCGCTTTTTGCGCGTGCGCAGCGAGCCGGGCTTTCAACCCGAGCCGGCAGGCCCGTGA
- a CDS encoding IclR family transcriptional regulator: MPRKSLNESVADENAAPGGVAAVDRALSVLGAFQDGDAALSLAELAERTRLYKSTVLRLLASLEHGGWVQRQDDGRYEVGPAVARLHAVYEQSFSLDKLVMPVLRALVQATGESAAYHVRQGRERLCLYRVDSPHPVRDHARAGDLLPLDKGAGGRVLVAFDPELGDWVKKQRSHYARVRADGYEALVGDRHSEIAGISAPVFRRNGELAAALTLTMPAHRYDERYVKNVLQAARDLGAQLP, translated from the coding sequence ATGCCGCGTAAATCCCTGAATGAATCCGTAGCCGACGAGAATGCCGCGCCTGGCGGTGTGGCCGCTGTGGACCGGGCCCTGAGCGTGCTGGGCGCATTCCAGGATGGCGATGCCGCGCTGAGCCTGGCCGAGCTGGCCGAGCGCACGCGCCTTTACAAGAGCACGGTGCTGCGATTGCTGGCTTCCCTGGAGCATGGCGGCTGGGTTCAGCGCCAGGATGACGGGCGCTACGAGGTGGGCCCGGCCGTGGCCAGGCTGCATGCGGTCTACGAGCAGAGCTTTTCGCTGGACAAGCTGGTCATGCCGGTGCTGCGCGCACTGGTTCAGGCCACGGGCGAGAGCGCTGCCTACCATGTGCGCCAGGGGCGCGAACGTCTGTGTCTGTACCGCGTGGATTCGCCGCATCCGGTGCGCGACCATGCGCGTGCCGGAGATCTGCTGCCCCTGGATAAGGGGGCCGGCGGGCGCGTGCTGGTCGCTTTCGATCCTGAGCTGGGCGACTGGGTGAAGAAGCAGCGCAGCCACTATGCGCGTGTACGGGCCGATGGCTACGAAGCCCTGGTGGGCGACAGGCATAGCGAGATCGCCGGCATCTCGGCCCCGGTTTTTCGCCGCAACGGGGAGCTGGCCGCAGCCCTGACGCTGACCATGCCTGCGCATCGCTATGACGAACGCTATGTCAAAAACGTGTTGCAGGCCGCCCGCGACCTGGGGGCGCAGCTGCCGTAG
- a CDS encoding hydroxymethylglutaryl-CoA lyase — protein sequence MSSPHRFDLLISEVGPRDGLQSLSATMSTAHKCAWIDALVAAGVQEIEVGSFVSPKLLPQMADAAEVVRHAVAQPGVTIMALVPNLKGAEAAMRAGAHKITLPVSASPAHSMANVRKTPAQMVEEVRAIARLRDEMAPGVHIEAGISTAFGCTLQGLVPEDEVIALAAACVAAGADESGLSDTTGMANPAQVKRLFTRLRSELGDRAGAAHMHNTRGLGLANCLAAYEAGVRTFDASQAGLGGCPYAPGASGNVVTEDLVFMFEAMGLRTGIDIERLLAARETLAAGLPGEALYGMLPPAGLPKGFVPHRY from the coding sequence ATGTCATCCCCCCACCGTTTCGATCTCCTGATCAGCGAAGTCGGCCCCCGCGACGGCCTGCAGTCCCTCTCGGCCACCATGAGCACGGCCCATAAATGCGCATGGATCGATGCCCTGGTCGCTGCGGGCGTGCAGGAGATCGAGGTCGGCTCCTTTGTCTCGCCCAAGCTGCTGCCGCAGATGGCCGATGCCGCCGAAGTCGTGCGCCACGCCGTCGCCCAACCCGGCGTCACCATCATGGCCCTGGTGCCCAATCTCAAGGGAGCCGAAGCCGCCATGCGCGCCGGCGCGCACAAGATCACGCTGCCCGTATCGGCCAGCCCCGCGCACTCCATGGCCAATGTGCGCAAGACACCTGCACAGATGGTGGAGGAGGTGCGCGCCATCGCCAGACTGCGCGACGAGATGGCCCCCGGCGTGCATATCGAAGCCGGCATCTCCACCGCTTTCGGCTGCACCTTGCAGGGCCTGGTGCCCGAGGACGAGGTGATTGCGCTGGCAGCGGCCTGCGTGGCCGCCGGAGCCGATGAATCGGGGCTGTCGGACACCACAGGCATGGCCAACCCGGCGCAGGTCAAGCGCCTGTTCACGCGCCTGCGCAGCGAACTCGGCGACAGGGCCGGCGCCGCGCATATGCACAACACCAGAGGCCTGGGACTGGCCAACTGCCTGGCCGCCTATGAGGCAGGCGTGCGCACTTTCGACGCCTCCCAGGCCGGACTGGGCGGCTGCCCCTATGCCCCCGGCGCCTCCGGCAATGTGGTGACCGAAGATCTGGTCTTCATGTTCGAAGCCATGGGACTGCGCACCGGCATTGATATTGAGCGATTGCTTGCAGCGCGAGAAACGCTGGCCGCCGGCCTGCCGGGCGAGGCGCTGTACGGCATGCTGCCACCTGCAGGCCTGCCCAAGGGCTTTGTGCCTCACCGTTACTGA
- a CDS encoding CaiB/BaiF CoA transferase family protein encodes MHSSTESAGTGAAPLPYAGIRVVEFTHMVMGPSCGLMLADLGAEVIKVEPVGHGRNGDATRKLLGSGSGFFPLFNRNKKSLTLDLQTPEGKEAALRLIATADVVTENFKPGTMTKLGLDYDSLKQQFPRLIYVSHKGFLPGPYEHRTALDEVVQMMGGLAYMTGRPGDPLRAGTSVNDIMGGMFGAMGAMAALAQREKTGKGQEVQSALFENNVFLIAQHMMQYAVTGKPAAPMPARISAWAIYDVFEVQGGEQIFLAVVSDGAWREFCNAFGLDQLRDDPRLGSNNDRVQARSWLMPLLRETMAGYSAAHIASVFEDKGLPFAPIARPHDLLEDPHLNATGALAPITLPDGRDSKTVLLPLTLDGKHLQVRLSPPRLGEHSLEILTALGYSQAQAQALAQGQPD; translated from the coding sequence ATGCACTCCTCAACCGAATCCGCCGGCACCGGCGCTGCACCCCTGCCCTATGCCGGCATCCGCGTGGTGGAATTCACCCACATGGTCATGGGCCCCAGCTGCGGCCTGATGCTGGCCGACCTGGGCGCCGAAGTCATCAAGGTCGAGCCCGTGGGCCACGGCCGCAACGGCGATGCCACGCGCAAGCTGCTGGGCTCGGGCTCGGGCTTTTTCCCGCTGTTCAACCGCAACAAGAAAAGCCTGACGCTGGATCTGCAGACCCCCGAGGGCAAGGAAGCCGCACTGCGGCTGATCGCCACGGCCGATGTGGTGACCGAGAACTTCAAGCCCGGCACCATGACCAAGCTGGGGCTCGACTACGACAGCCTCAAGCAGCAGTTTCCGCGCCTCATCTATGTCAGCCACAAGGGCTTTCTGCCCGGCCCCTACGAGCACCGCACGGCCCTGGACGAGGTGGTGCAGATGATGGGCGGCCTTGCCTATATGACGGGCCGCCCCGGCGACCCGCTGCGCGCGGGCACCAGCGTCAACGACATCATGGGCGGCATGTTCGGCGCCATGGGAGCCATGGCGGCCCTGGCCCAGCGCGAGAAGACCGGCAAGGGCCAGGAAGTGCAAAGCGCACTGTTCGAGAACAATGTGTTTCTGATCGCCCAGCACATGATGCAGTACGCGGTGACGGGCAAGCCCGCAGCCCCCATGCCCGCACGCATTTCGGCCTGGGCGATCTACGACGTGTTCGAAGTCCAGGGCGGCGAGCAGATCTTTCTGGCCGTGGTCAGCGACGGCGCCTGGCGCGAGTTCTGCAACGCCTTCGGCCTGGATCAGCTGCGTGACGATCCGCGCCTTGGCAGCAACAACGACCGCGTGCAGGCCCGCAGCTGGCTGATGCCGCTGCTGCGCGAAACCATGGCCGGCTACAGCGCCGCGCATATCGCCAGCGTCTTCGAGGACAAGGGCCTGCCGTTTGCGCCCATCGCCCGCCCGCACGACCTGCTTGAAGACCCGCACCTGAACGCCACCGGCGCGCTGGCCCCCATCACCCTGCCCGACGGCCGCGACAGCAAGACCGTGCTGCTGCCGCTGACCCTGGACGGCAAGCATCTGCAGGTGCGCCTCTCGCCCCCCAGGCTCGGCGAGCACAGCCTGGAGATTCTGACGGCGCTGGGCTACAGCCAGGCCCAGGCCCAGGCGCTGGCACAGGGCCAGCCCGACTGA
- a CDS encoding Bug family tripartite tricarboxylate transporter substrate binding protein, whose product MAMTLAAASAAAQPGEWPAKSIRMVVPFTPGGGTDTVTRQISERMATANRWVIVVDNKPGAGGNIGLDAVAKAPADGYTFGMGQTANLAINPSLLPSMPFNARTDLLPVALVASQPVVLVVPTDSPWKSLQDLIAAAKAQPGAIKQGLASTGTVGHLAGEMLSFKAKIDVLNVPYKGAAPAVTDLLGKQTHYMFGTPQAVYPMIKGQRLRALAVTSAKRLAILPQVPTVAESGFPGFEAVDWKLIVAPRNTPAALAQKINAAVNTGLQDPAVLKQLQSEGSTPLGGSLQDAQAYLQKEQASWAALIRDAKITLE is encoded by the coding sequence ATGGCCATGACGCTTGCCGCAGCCAGCGCAGCGGCCCAGCCTGGCGAATGGCCCGCCAAGTCGATCCGCATGGTCGTGCCCTTCACCCCTGGCGGCGGCACCGACACAGTGACGCGCCAGATCAGCGAGCGCATGGCGACCGCCAATCGCTGGGTCATCGTGGTGGACAACAAGCCCGGTGCGGGCGGCAATATCGGCCTCGATGCCGTCGCCAAGGCACCGGCTGACGGCTACACCTTCGGCATGGGGCAGACCGCCAATCTGGCCATCAATCCCTCGCTGCTGCCCAGCATGCCGTTCAACGCCAGGACCGACCTGCTCCCCGTGGCGCTGGTGGCCTCGCAGCCCGTGGTGCTGGTCGTGCCCACCGATTCGCCCTGGAAATCGCTGCAGGATCTGATCGCTGCGGCCAAGGCCCAGCCCGGAGCCATCAAGCAAGGCCTGGCCTCCACGGGCACCGTGGGCCATCTGGCGGGAGAAATGCTGTCCTTCAAGGCCAAGATCGATGTGCTCAACGTGCCCTACAAGGGTGCCGCGCCGGCCGTGACCGATCTGCTGGGCAAGCAGACCCACTATATGTTCGGCACGCCTCAGGCGGTCTACCCCATGATCAAGGGCCAGCGCCTGCGCGCACTGGCCGTGACCTCGGCCAAGCGTCTTGCCATCCTGCCCCAGGTCCCCACCGTGGCCGAGTCCGGCTTTCCCGGCTTTGAAGCCGTGGACTGGAAACTGATCGTGGCCCCCAGGAATACGCCCGCCGCGCTGGCGCAGAAGATCAACGCCGCCGTGAACACCGGCTTGCAGGACCCGGCAGTGCTCAAACAGTTGCAGTCCGAAGGCAGCACCCCCCTGGGCGGCAGCCTTCAGGATGCCCAGGCCTATCTGCAAAAGGAGCAAGCCAGTTGGGCCGCACTGATCCGCGACGCGAAGATCACTCTGGAATAG
- a CDS encoding arginine/lysine/ornithine decarboxylase, translating to MKFRFPIVIIDEDYRSENTSGLGIRALAQAIEEEGFEVLGVTSYGDLSQFAQQQSRASAFILSIDDEEFQLGGDKDPIIHSLRDFIGEVRRKNEEVPIYIYGETKTSRHLPNDILRELHGFIHMFEDTPEFVAKHIIREAKSYLESVQPPFFKALLDYAEDGSYSWHCPGHSGGVAFLKSPVGQMYHQFYGENMLRADVCNAVEELGQLLDHNGAIGESERNAARIFNADHCYFVTNGTSTSNKIVWHHTVAPGDVVVVDRNCHKSILHSIIMTGAIPVFLKPTRNHFGIIGPIPQSEFSVESIQAKIAANPLLKGVDAKAVKPRVLTLTQSTYDGVLYNTETIKGMLDGYVANLHFDEAWLPHAAFHPFYGSYHAMGKKRKRPMHSVVYATQSIHKLLAGISQASHVLVQDSQTEKLDHPLFNEAYLMHTSTSPQYSIIASCDVAAAMMEPPGGTALVEESIVEALDFRRAMRKVEDEFGDDDWWFEVWGPEALAEEGVGTAQDWIIRGTDASTKTRSKKNGKEFDNWHGFGDLADGFNMLDPIKSTIVTPGLDLDGDFADTGIPASIVTKYLAEHGVVVEKTGLYSFFIMFTIGITKGRWNTMLTALQQFKDDYDRNQPLARILPEFCQQHRRYERMGLKDLCQHVHELYAKYDIARLTTEMYLSDLKPTMKPSDAYAHIAQRRTERVEIDHLVGRTTVGLVTPYPPGIPLLIPGEVFNKKIVDYLVFAREFAKECPGFETDIHGLVELEDENGEIRYYADCVAEQSVKAVAVKKAAAVKKPAAKKAAAKKTAAAPEATTVAKTPAQKRVTKPATKAAAKSTAKPAVKAAAKTARKAA from the coding sequence ATGAAGTTTCGCTTTCCCATCGTCATCATCGACGAGGACTATCGTTCCGAGAACACCTCGGGACTGGGTATCCGCGCCCTGGCTCAAGCCATTGAAGAAGAGGGCTTTGAAGTCCTGGGCGTGACCAGTTATGGCGATCTGTCGCAGTTCGCCCAGCAGCAAAGCCGGGCCAGTGCCTTTATCTTGTCGATCGACGACGAGGAATTCCAGCTCGGCGGCGACAAGGACCCCATCATTCACAGCCTGCGCGACTTCATCGGTGAAGTGCGCCGCAAGAATGAAGAGGTGCCCATCTACATTTACGGCGAGACCAAGACCAGCCGTCACCTGCCCAACGACATTCTGCGTGAGCTGCATGGCTTCATTCACATGTTCGAGGATACACCCGAGTTCGTGGCCAAGCACATCATCCGCGAAGCCAAGAGCTATCTGGAGAGCGTGCAGCCTCCGTTCTTCAAGGCGCTGCTGGACTACGCCGAGGACGGCTCCTACAGCTGGCACTGCCCCGGTCACTCGGGCGGCGTGGCCTTTCTCAAGAGCCCCGTGGGCCAGATGTATCACCAGTTCTACGGTGAGAACATGCTGCGCGCCGACGTCTGCAATGCCGTGGAGGAGCTGGGCCAGCTGCTGGATCACAATGGCGCCATCGGCGAGTCCGAGCGCAATGCCGCGCGCATCTTCAATGCCGATCACTGCTACTTTGTGACCAATGGCACATCGACCTCCAACAAGATCGTCTGGCACCACACCGTGGCACCCGGCGATGTGGTGGTGGTGGACCGCAACTGCCACAAGTCCATCCTGCACTCCATCATCATGACGGGTGCGATTCCGGTGTTCCTCAAGCCCACGCGCAATCACTTCGGCATCATCGGCCCGATTCCGCAAAGCGAGTTCAGCGTGGAGTCGATTCAGGCCAAGATTGCCGCCAACCCGCTGCTCAAGGGCGTGGACGCCAAGGCCGTCAAGCCCCGCGTGCTGACGCTGACGCAGTCCACCTACGACGGCGTGCTCTACAACACCGAGACCATCAAGGGCATGCTGGACGGCTATGTGGCCAATCTGCACTTCGATGAAGCCTGGCTGCCCCACGCTGCCTTCCATCCCTTCTACGGCAGCTATCACGCCATGGGCAAGAAGCGCAAGCGCCCGATGCACTCGGTGGTCTATGCCACGCAGTCCATCCACAAGCTGCTTGCCGGCATCAGCCAGGCCTCGCATGTGCTGGTGCAGGACAGCCAGACCGAGAAGCTGGATCACCCGCTGTTCAACGAGGCGTATCTGATGCACACCTCGACCAGCCCCCAGTACAGCATCATTGCCAGCTGCGACGTGGCTGCTGCCATGATGGAGCCGCCCGGCGGCACGGCGCTGGTGGAAGAGTCCATCGTCGAGGCGCTGGACTTCCGCCGTGCCATGCGCAAGGTGGAAGACGAGTTCGGCGACGACGACTGGTGGTTCGAGGTCTGGGGCCCTGAAGCCCTGGCCGAGGAAGGCGTGGGCACGGCCCAGGACTGGATCATCCGCGGTACGGACGCATCGACCAAGACCCGCTCCAAGAAGAACGGCAAGGAGTTCGACAACTGGCACGGCTTTGGCGATCTGGCCGACGGCTTCAATATGCTGGACCCCATCAAGTCCACCATTGTCACGCCCGGCCTGGACCTGGACGGCGACTTTGCCGACACCGGCATTCCGGCCTCCATCGTCACCAAGTACCTGGCCGAGCATGGCGTGGTGGTCGAGAAGACCGGCCTGTATTCCTTCTTCATCATGTTCACCATCGGCATCACCAAGGGCCGCTGGAACACCATGCTGACGGCGCTGCAGCAGTTCAAGGACGACTACGACCGCAACCAGCCGCTGGCGCGCATCCTGCCCGAGTTCTGCCAGCAGCACCGCCGCTACGAGCGCATGGGCCTCAAGGACCTGTGCCAGCACGTGCACGAGCTGTATGCCAAGTACGATATTGCACGCCTGACGACCGAGATGTATCTGTCGGATCTCAAGCCCACGATGAAGCCCTCGGATGCCTATGCGCATATCGCGCAGCGCAGGACCGAGCGTGTGGAAATCGACCATCTGGTCGGCCGCACCACCGTGGGTCTGGTCACGCCTTACCCACCCGGAATTCCGCTCCTGATTCCCGGTGAAGTCTTCAACAAGAAGATCGTGGACTACCTGGTGTTCGCGCGCGAATTCGCCAAGGAGTGCCCGGGCTTCGAGACCGATATCCACGGTCTGGTGGAGCTGGAAGACGAAAACGGCGAAATCCGCTACTACGCGGACTGCGTGGCCGAGCAAAGCGTCAAGGCTGTGGCTGTGAAGAAGGCGGCTGCGGTGAAGAAGCCCGCGGCCAAGAAGGCGGCAGCCAAGAAGACGGCTGCGGCGCCCGAAGCCACGACAGTTGCCAAGACGCCTGCCCAAAAGCGGGTAACAAAGCCGGCAACAAAGGCAGCAGCCAAGTCCACCGCGAAGCCTGCAGTGAAGGCTGCGGCCAAAACGGCAAGGAAGGCTGCATAA
- a CDS encoding NfeD family protein, with the protein MDHSTAWWLLVGLLVIAELLTGTFYLLMLALGAIAGALCAHFGMSTSSQIVAAALLGSGAVLVCYLLRKRSPRRQPASSNRDVNMDVGETVVVEQWNTDGTAQVRYRGATWTVVGRQGTLSIPGTHRVAEVIGNRLLVDKV; encoded by the coding sequence ATGGATCACTCCACCGCATGGTGGTTGCTTGTCGGTTTGCTGGTCATTGCGGAGCTGTTGACTGGCACTTTCTATCTCCTCATGCTGGCTCTGGGTGCCATTGCCGGTGCACTGTGCGCTCATTTCGGCATGAGCACCAGCAGCCAGATCGTCGCCGCGGCGCTGCTGGGTTCGGGCGCCGTCCTCGTCTGCTATCTGCTGCGCAAGCGCAGCCCGCGCAGACAGCCCGCCTCCAGCAATCGCGATGTCAACATGGATGTGGGCGAAACCGTGGTCGTGGAGCAGTGGAACACTGACGGCACGGCCCAGGTCCGCTATCGCGGCGCCACCTGGACCGTCGTGGGGCGCCAGGGCACCCTGTCCATTCCCGGCACGCACCGCGTGGCCGAAGTCATCGGCAACCGCCTGCTGGTTGACAAGGTCTGA